Below is a window of Fervidobacterium pennivorans DSM 9078 DNA.
TCGTACACGTGTGCCTTACAGGTCCGTACACCGATGGGCTCGGGTACCAAGAAAATCTTTTGACAAAATACCACAAGAAACTCGGACACGAAGTCATTATAATAGCCAATGATTGCAGGTGGTCAAAATCGGGAAAAATCGAATGTTCTAGTCTTGAAGAGACTTACATAAACGAGAATGGAATCCCAGTCTACAGATTGACGCCAGTGTTCGGAGCTTTTGGAAGGAGATTAGGACTCTATCATGGCTTTCTTAAGCTTCTTAGAGAGCTTGATCCCGATGTGGTATTTTTTCACGGTCCTCAGTCTCTCGCCCTGTTAAAGGTCGTAAAGTACAAGAAGAGACATAAATCAGAAGTGGTTCTTCTGGTTGATAGCCATGCGGACTTCTGGAACAGTGCTAGGAATTTCATTTCTAAAAACATCCTGCACAAAGGTCTGTGGCGAATAGTTGTCAAAACAGTGGAACCTTATGTCGAAAAGTTCTATTGTGTCGCTCCACAATGTTGCGATTTCTTAAGACAGGTGTATAGGATAGCCGACTCAAGGATCGAACTTTTGGTAATGGGCGCAGACGACGAAAAAATAATCTTGGACCAGGATAAGCGCGGAAAAATCAGAAAGCAAATTCGTGAAAAACTTAAAATTAAGGAATCTGAGTTTCTGATAATTACTGGTGGCAAGATCGACAAGCAAAGACGCCAAACGCTTTCACTAATGAAAGTGGTAAGAAACTTTCGAGAAGCCCCCCTGAAAATGGTAATCTTTGGTACTATTGCTGAAGAGCTAAGTGAAGAATTCATGAGCCTTCTTGATGCCGACAAGATTATATATCTTGGCTGGCTGAGCCAGGAGCAAATCTATGAGTACTTAATTGCATCGGATCTTGCAGTCTACCCAGGAAGTTTTTCTGTGTTATGGCAACATACGGTCGCCTTAGGCATTCCTTCAGTCTTTAAATACTTCCCTGGTCAAGAGTACCTCGATTTGGGAGGTAACTGCTTATTTCTATACGATGACTCTGAGGAAGAGATGTATAAAGTTCTCAAAAGGGTAGTAACGGATGAAACACTCTACGGAAGAATGAAGGAAGTTGCTCTTAAAGAGGGACACAAGGTCTTCACGTACGGCGAGATTGCTAAAAAGTCCTTGGAACCAGTCAAGGCAACCTCTGTGATTCACAGTGCTAAACAATGGTAAGTAAGAAAGCAGAAAGCGGAATAGAATCATACACGACAGTGCTGAGGGCAGTGTTGACTTGTAGTGATGAAAGAGTGTAATTGCGAGATGGTGCGATTGATATTACCGTTGTTGGTTTGCCAAAGATTCTTCACTACACAAAGACCTTAGACTTACTACAAGAAGGACATATGGGATAAGGGAAAGGGAAGTTTTTGGGTTTGTGAGAATGGGAAAGTTTGAAAGAATGATGGCAGAGTTTGCAAAGGAATTGTTGGTTACCGTATTTGTCATGACCGTTTTTGTATAAGCTGGTGGAACCGCATTTGGGACAGGAGAGTGTTGAGTTGTTCATCATGGGGAACCTGCTTTGTCAAGTTGTTTGGGGGGTGTCCCCTCTTTAAAGGATAATGCGGTTTTTGGAAAGTTTCAATACTTTTAGTTAACATTATCTCCTTTTATGCAGGAGGTGGCAATTCTGTGGAAAAGTTAAAAATACTCGCACCGAGAAAGTACAAGCCTGAAATTGGATATATTTCAAGTGTTCTTTTCTTCGAGTTCTTAGGGCTGAATTTTGAGCTGTTGGAAGGCGAAGGTGATGAAATAGTAATTACTTTAAGTCATTCCAATAAGATACTGAAAATTAAAACTGTTTTGTTTTCTATTCCAGAAAAAGAATGGTGTAGCTTTGATAGTTTGCCTAAATTACCACTGGAACGATGGGATGTAAAAAGTGATTTGCCAGAAGCTGTGGTATGTGATGACTATATACCTGTTATCTACGGTCAAAAGCTCCAGAATGGAAAATATATTCAACAAGATAACGAAGGTATAACTTTAGGATTAGACATATTTGGCTCGACATTTTTTATGCTAACACGCTATGAGGAATACGTAAACAAAGCAACTGACATGTATGGGCGTTTTCCAGCAAGTGAATCGTTAGCATTAAAAGAAGGATTTCTTCTGAGACCTATTGTCAATGAGTACGTTGAAATCCTTTGGGCCGTTATAAGAAGATTGTGGCCAGGTTTGAAAAGAAACGAGAGAACGTACAGAGTAATACCAACTCATGATATAGACCGTCCGACAGTTGCTTATAAATTTCGTTGGAAAAGAGTTATTAGAGGATGCATTGGTGACATTGTAAAAAGGAAGAGTGTGAAGACCGTATTGAAAAGAGTTCTAGCAAAGCTTGGAAGATTAGAACTGGATCCTGCCTACACGTTTGACTTTATAACGAAGACAAGCGAAAAAAGGGGAGTTGTTTCCGAGTTTTATTTTATGACAGGTCATACAGACCCTAAGTTTGATACGTTTTACGATTTCGACAGCGAACATGTTGAAGAGGCATTGAAAATGATCTATGCGCGTGGTCATAGAATAGGTTTACATGCAAGCTTTGGTGCGTACAAAGATTTGAAGAAGTTAAAAATGGAATTTGAAAAGTTAATTTTGAAAATGAAAGAACTTGGAATTAAACAGAGTAGCATTGGAAACAGACAACATTACCTGAGGTTTGAAGTACCAACAACTTGGCGCATTCTGGACCAGGTGGGTGTTGATTATGATAGTACAATGACCTATGCTCAACATGTTGGTTTCAGAACAGGTACTTGCTACGAATATACGGTATATGATTTGGAACAAAGGGAACCACTTAAGATAAAAGAAAGGCCACTAATGGTTATGGATGGTACATTATTTGCAGAAAATTACATGAACTTAGATTACGAGGATGCTTTGAACTATATCGAAATTTTGGCAAAACGTGTTAAAATGTTTAATGGTAACTTTGTTTTGTTATGGCACAATACGATGCTGTTAACAGATGGCCAAAAACGATTCTACGAAAAAGTGTTAGACACAATAACTACTGTGTGATGGAAGCATTGTAAAAGGGTTGTAGCGATGAATGAAACCAGTAATGAAACTTTGAGTTGGAAAAAGCCTATAACTTATGGAATTTTAGATTCATACTGATTGTTTTTGCTGTTAGCCAGTATTATTTGACTAGGAAAGCGGAAGAGTTTAAAGGAATCAGGAACAGGTGTGACATGTTCTGCTATATTGAAAAGTGCTCTACCTTTGGTGGCAAAATTTCTGAAATGGTGTTTTGTGTATACAGACAGCTCCTTTTGTAAACGTGCGTTTAGTGTGTTCCATATTTAAATAGCACTGCGATTTTGGAAAGTTTCAATACCCTTTTAGGTAACACTATCGAAACTGCAAAGGAGGATTGCGAGTGAACAAAATAGATTTGTCAATAATAATTCCGCATTACAACTCTCCCAAAACGTTACGTAAATTATTGGAGAGTATACCTGTCTTAGATAGCTTAGAGGTAATCGTCGTTGATGACAAAAGCGATAAATACACGGAAGAGCTCAGAGAAATAAGAAGCGACAAACGCTTCGAACACGTTTTGTTTCTAAGTAATGATACCGAAATAAAAGGGGCGGGAAAATGCAGAAATATAGGCCTAAGCCTTGCAAAAGGAAAATGGGTTTTATTTGCAGACTCCGATGATTTCTTTGTTGAAGGTTTTTACGACATCGTTTCAAAGTATTTTGATACTGACTATGATGTTATCTTTTTCACACCTACTAGTGTGTATTTGGAAACAGGTGCTAAAGCTAAGAGACATCTAACTTACGAGAAGTTAATCGATAATTTCCTCAACAAAGGCGAAGATTCTGAACTATTCCTGAGGTTTTATTTTAAGACCCCCACATCGAAGATAATTAATAGGCAGTTTTTGATAGAAAATGACATAAAATTTTCTGAGGTTATTGTATGTAATGATGATTTTTTCTCTGTAAAAGTCGGGCTTGCAATGAGGAAATTTACAGCAACGAAAGAGACCATTTATTGCATAACAGATCATGAAAATTCACTATCCAAAAAGAAGGATAGAATGTATTTTTGGTGTTGTTTCAATGAGGTTTTAAAGATTAATGAGTACGCAAAAAATAAACTTTCACCGAGTGATTTTAAAAAGGTTGAAATTTGTGTAGTGGAACTCTTGTACGCAAGCTTAAGGAAATACTCTATCAGTTTGTCGGATGTACTAAAAGCGTACATGGAACTAAAAAAGCATAGGATGCCTTTTTTGTCAACACGCTTAGTCAAAATGTTTATTCAAAGATTCGTTCTAAAGCGCAAATAAAGACTAAACACAGACTGGATTGCAAGAGTGCTTTACGAAATTTGATAAAGTAAGGCTTAGTTTGAGAATTAATAAGCCCAGATGTCTGTAATCACTGTTCAAAATAGAAGCCTCTTTAAAAGTAAAGTCGAACAATTGGTAAGAAACTACTTTTCTAGAGTGCGTGTATTTTATTTATTGCTTATACTGACTTCCCAAATGATGAGATGGAGAGGAAAAAGTTCTTTAACC
It encodes the following:
- a CDS encoding glycosyltransferase family 4 protein, whose amino-acid sequence is MRIVHVCLTGPYTDGLGYQENLLTKYHKKLGHEVIIIANDCRWSKSGKIECSSLEETYINENGIPVYRLTPVFGAFGRRLGLYHGFLKLLRELDPDVVFFHGPQSLALLKVVKYKKRHKSEVVLLVDSHADFWNSARNFISKNILHKGLWRIVVKTVEPYVEKFYCVAPQCCDFLRQVYRIADSRIELLVMGADDEKIILDQDKRGKIRKQIREKLKIKESEFLIITGGKIDKQRRQTLSLMKVVRNFREAPLKMVIFGTIAEELSEEFMSLLDADKIIYLGWLSQEQIYEYLIASDLAVYPGSFSVLWQHTVALGIPSVFKYFPGQEYLDLGGNCLFLYDDSEEEMYKVLKRVVTDETLYGRMKEVALKEGHKVFTYGEIAKKSLEPVKATSVIHSAKQW
- a CDS encoding IS1/IS1595 family N-terminal zinc-binding domain-containing protein — translated: MNNSTLSCPKCGSTSLYKNGHDKYGNQQFLCKLCHHSFKLSHSHKPKNFPFPYPICPSCSKSKVFV
- a CDS encoding polysaccharide deacetylase family protein, yielding MEKLKILAPRKYKPEIGYISSVLFFEFLGLNFELLEGEGDEIVITLSHSNKILKIKTVLFSIPEKEWCSFDSLPKLPLERWDVKSDLPEAVVCDDYIPVIYGQKLQNGKYIQQDNEGITLGLDIFGSTFFMLTRYEEYVNKATDMYGRFPASESLALKEGFLLRPIVNEYVEILWAVIRRLWPGLKRNERTYRVIPTHDIDRPTVAYKFRWKRVIRGCIGDIVKRKSVKTVLKRVLAKLGRLELDPAYTFDFITKTSEKRGVVSEFYFMTGHTDPKFDTFYDFDSEHVEEALKMIYARGHRIGLHASFGAYKDLKKLKMEFEKLILKMKELGIKQSSIGNRQHYLRFEVPTTWRILDQVGVDYDSTMTYAQHVGFRTGTCYEYTVYDLEQREPLKIKERPLMVMDGTLFAENYMNLDYEDALNYIEILAKRVKMFNGNFVLLWHNTMLLTDGQKRFYEKVLDTITTV
- a CDS encoding glycosyltransferase family 2 protein; this translates as MNKIDLSIIIPHYNSPKTLRKLLESIPVLDSLEVIVVDDKSDKYTEELREIRSDKRFEHVLFLSNDTEIKGAGKCRNIGLSLAKGKWVLFADSDDFFVEGFYDIVSKYFDTDYDVIFFTPTSVYLETGAKAKRHLTYEKLIDNFLNKGEDSELFLRFYFKTPTSKIINRQFLIENDIKFSEVIVCNDDFFSVKVGLAMRKFTATKETIYCITDHENSLSKKKDRMYFWCCFNEVLKINEYAKNKLSPSDFKKVEICVVELLYASLRKYSISLSDVLKAYMELKKHRMPFLSTRLVKMFIQRFVLKRK